In Oceanotoga teriensis, the genomic window AGATTTTATAGGAAATGATGATGTCGCTTTAATATTGGGAGACAATATTTTCTATGGTCAAGATTTTGTACCAAAATTAAAAAAAGCTGCTGACTTTGAAAAAGGTGCTACAATTTTTGGTTATTATGTTAATAATCCTAAATCATTTGGAGTAGTTGAATTTGATGAAAATAATAAAGCGATTAGTTTAGAAGAAAAACCTGAAAAACCAAAATCAAAATATGCAATACCAGGTTTATATTATTATGATAATTCTGTTGTAGAAAAAGCAAAAAATCTTAAACCCTCAGATAGAGGAGAGTTAGAAATAACAGATTTGAATAGAATATATTTAGAAGAAAATGAATTGAATGTAGAGGTTTTGGGAAGAGGAGTTGCTTGGTTAGACACCGGAACATATGATGGCCTTGCTAATGCATCAGAATTTGTTAGAACAATACAAAAAAGAACAGGGTTATATATTTCTTGTCTTGAAGAAATTGCATATAGAAATAAATGGGTAAGCAAAGAGCAATTGATTGAAATTGGAAAAGAATATGAAAAAACAGAATATGGTAAATATATCTTAGATATAGCAGGTGATATAAAATGACACTATTAGTAACAGGGGTAGCAGGATTCATAGGAAGCAACTTTGTATACTATTACCTAAGAAAACATATAGATAGAAAAATAATCGGATTAGATAGTCTAACATATGCAGGAAACATAGACAATCTATCTAAACTTACAGAAGAAGAAAAAAGTAGATTTAGCTTTATAAAAGGCGATATTACTGATCAAAAAACAGTACAAAAAATATATGAAGATTATGAAATAGATGGAATAATAAATTTTGCAGCAGAATCTCATGTAGATAGATCTATACATGATCCTCAAATATTTTTAAAAACAAATATATTGGGAACACAAAATTTATTAGATATATTTAAGAAAAATTATAAAGAAGGAAATAAATATTTACAAGTATCAACAGATGAGGTATATGGTGCCCTTGGTTCAACAGGATTTTTTACAGAAAAAACACCTTTAGATCCACATAGTCCATATTCAGCAAGTAAAACGAGTGCAGATCTTATAGTAAAAGCATATCATGATACCTATGGAATAAATGTAAATATAACGAGATGTTCAAATAATTACGGACCATATCAATTTCCCGAAAAATTAATACCATTAATAATAAATAATGCTTTAAATCATAAAGAATTACCGATATACGGCGATGGCAAGCAGATAAGAGATTGGTTATATGTAGAAGATCATTGTCAAGCAATAGATATGGTATATGATAAGGGTAAAAAAGGCGAAGTATATAATATAGGCGGACATAATGAAAAAGAAAATATAGAAATAGTAAAGACTATAATAAATTATCTTCAAGAAAAAACAGGAGATAAAAAAATAAATGAAGATTTAATAAAATATGTAAAAGATAGACTTGGACATGATAGAAGATATGGAATAGATCCAACTAAAATAAAAGAAGAGCTTAATTGGGAACCAACTATTATGTTTGAACAAGGAATAAAAATGACTATAGATTGGTATTTGAATAATAAAGAGTGGATGGAATCTGTTATAAGTGGCGAGTATTTAGATTTTTATGAGAAAAATTATATTGATTAGAGGGATATTATGGATTAAAAAAATTCTATTAAAGGTATTTGAATCTAATTTTATTGCTTTTATTGGTGGGGATAATCAAATATTTTTTTCAACGTTTTTATACCTCTCATAAATAATATCTTGTATGAAGTTAAGAATTAAAGTAAATAATCAATATTGAAGGTATTAAGAATTTTTTACATTAATGTTCTGAAGTCTTTAAAATTTTAGAACTTAGAGGGTTTGGATGAGGTCAATGTATGTATCTGATGTTGGTGATGGTTTGTGTATGGCTATAGACACATTTTTTGGGAAAACAATTCAAATTGACTGTGGTAGTAAACAAGGCAGTGAAGTTGCA contains:
- the rfbA gene encoding glucose-1-phosphate thymidylyltransferase RfbA translates to MKGIILAGGSGTRLYPITKGISKQLLPIYDKPMIYYPLSVLMLSGIKEVLIISNPEYIDLYKNLFEKGSKLGMKIEYKIQKNPRGLADAFIVGEDFIGNDDVALILGDNIFYGQDFVPKLKKAADFEKGATIFGYYVNNPKSFGVVEFDENNKAISLEEKPEKPKSKYAIPGLYYYDNSVVEKAKNLKPSDRGELEITDLNRIYLEENELNVEVLGRGVAWLDTGTYDGLANASEFVRTIQKRTGLYISCLEEIAYRNKWVSKEQLIEIGKEYEKTEYGKYILDIAGDIK
- the rfbB gene encoding dTDP-glucose 4,6-dehydratase, which codes for MTLLVTGVAGFIGSNFVYYYLRKHIDRKIIGLDSLTYAGNIDNLSKLTEEEKSRFSFIKGDITDQKTVQKIYEDYEIDGIINFAAESHVDRSIHDPQIFLKTNILGTQNLLDIFKKNYKEGNKYLQVSTDEVYGALGSTGFFTEKTPLDPHSPYSASKTSADLIVKAYHDTYGINVNITRCSNNYGPYQFPEKLIPLIINNALNHKELPIYGDGKQIRDWLYVEDHCQAIDMVYDKGKKGEVYNIGGHNEKENIEIVKTIINYLQEKTGDKKINEDLIKYVKDRLGHDRRYGIDPTKIKEELNWEPTIMFEQGIKMTIDWYLNNKEWMESVISGEYLDFYEKNYID